Proteins encoded in a region of the Psychromicrobium lacuslunae genome:
- a CDS encoding DUF1992 domain-containing protein, whose product MGRKERAELLKNIARRRVAREAARHPAEADSADLNAQADQSVESTVKPEIAPQQSIRNESVRANIAVEQAIARGDFDNLALAGKPLPNSGPNFDPDWWLKGLIQREQLSGLGPPALMLRKEDAELDALLDRQVSEKQIRELIEDFNRRVVEARRQLLGGPPVVTKTRDVETEIARWRQRRATRG is encoded by the coding sequence ATGGGTCGAAAAGAGCGTGCTGAACTTCTGAAAAATATTGCCAGGCGACGTGTCGCGCGAGAAGCTGCGCGGCATCCAGCAGAGGCTGACTCGGCTGACTTGAACGCCCAGGCTGACCAAAGCGTTGAGTCGACGGTGAAGCCCGAGATTGCACCTCAGCAGTCCATCCGCAACGAATCGGTGCGTGCCAATATCGCGGTTGAGCAAGCCATTGCGCGTGGTGATTTCGATAATCTGGCGCTGGCCGGGAAGCCGCTGCCCAATTCCGGCCCTAACTTCGACCCCGATTGGTGGCTCAAGGGGTTGATTCAACGCGAGCAGCTCAGTGGGCTGGGGCCGCCAGCATTGATGTTGCGCAAAGAAGATGCCGAACTCGACGCTTTGTTGGATCGGCAGGTTTCCGAGAAGCAGATTCGCGAACTAATCGAGGACTTCAATCGGCGGGTTGTTGAGGCACGCCGTCAGCTCTTGGGTGGGCCACCGGTGGTGACCAAGACTCGCGACGTTGAGACCGAGATTGCTCGGTGGCGGCAGCGCCGGGCGACGCGGGGTTAG
- a CDS encoding dihydrolipoyl dehydrogenase family protein, which translates to MTEVRSEETFDAIVIGAGPVGENVADRLVKGGLSTLLVEAELIGGECSYWACMPSKALIRPGVALNNARQLAGSREAINGQLDAQAVLERRNSFASNWKDDGQLEWVENAGISLRRGKAWLIAPRTVEIADPEAGTHLAHARQVVVLATGSVPTTPDIPGLAEISFWGTREATSSPRVPESLLVIGGGVAGTELAQAYARLGASVSQLMRGKLLAKMPEPARKLVAEGLAKDSVKLREGVSFRKVSRDSAGVHLELDDGEILQAEEILVATGRTPAVTELGLAALELSGFDGRRLRTDQSGKVDGTDWLYAVGDVAGKVLLTHQGKYEARITGDAIVARINGDFDGTAKDWGKYTQTADQYAVPSVVFTDPEIATVGRTVERAEQDGVKVTEVSLPIAVAGSSLYLDDYQGWAQLVIDADRNVIIGATFAGPDVAELLHSATIAIVGEVPLDRLWHAVPSYPTVSEIWLRLLEKLGL; encoded by the coding sequence ATGACTGAAGTCCGTTCTGAAGAGACCTTCGACGCGATCGTGATCGGAGCCGGCCCGGTAGGCGAGAATGTTGCTGATCGGCTGGTGAAGGGCGGCCTGAGCACCCTGCTCGTCGAGGCCGAGCTAATCGGGGGAGAATGTTCTTATTGGGCTTGTATGCCCTCCAAAGCGCTGATTCGACCGGGAGTAGCACTCAATAATGCCCGACAATTAGCAGGATCCAGGGAAGCCATTAATGGCCAACTCGACGCCCAGGCAGTCCTTGAGCGGCGCAACTCCTTCGCCTCGAATTGGAAAGACGACGGCCAGCTGGAGTGGGTTGAAAATGCGGGCATCTCCCTGCGACGCGGCAAAGCGTGGCTGATCGCACCGCGCACCGTTGAGATCGCTGACCCCGAAGCTGGTACTCACCTAGCCCACGCTCGGCAGGTGGTGGTGCTGGCCACTGGCTCAGTGCCGACCACTCCGGACATCCCCGGCCTTGCCGAGATCAGCTTTTGGGGCACCCGTGAAGCCACCAGTTCGCCGCGCGTTCCGGAGAGCCTACTGGTGATCGGCGGCGGCGTCGCTGGCACCGAGTTGGCGCAAGCCTATGCCCGACTAGGCGCTTCGGTCAGCCAGCTGATGCGTGGAAAATTGCTGGCAAAAATGCCCGAGCCGGCCCGCAAGTTGGTCGCTGAAGGTCTGGCCAAAGACAGCGTGAAACTACGTGAAGGAGTTAGTTTCAGGAAGGTCAGCCGGGATAGCGCCGGAGTGCATCTGGAACTCGACGATGGCGAGATATTGCAGGCTGAAGAAATCTTAGTGGCCACCGGACGGACCCCCGCAGTGACCGAACTGGGTCTGGCTGCCTTAGAACTGAGCGGCTTCGACGGGAGGCGACTGCGCACCGATCAGAGCGGCAAAGTTGACGGCACAGATTGGCTCTACGCGGTCGGCGACGTGGCTGGCAAGGTGCTGCTCACTCATCAAGGGAAGTATGAGGCCCGAATCACCGGAGACGCCATCGTGGCCAGGATCAACGGAGATTTCGACGGCACCGCCAAAGATTGGGGCAAGTACACCCAGACTGCCGATCAATACGCGGTGCCAAGCGTGGTCTTCACCGACCCCGAGATTGCCACCGTAGGCAGGACGGTCGAGAGAGCTGAGCAAGACGGTGTCAAGGTCACCGAAGTCTCCCTGCCGATCGCGGTAGCGGGCTCGAGTCTCTACCTCGATGACTACCAGGGTTGGGCCCAGCTGGTGATCGATGCGGATCGAAATGTCATCATCGGTGCCACCTTTGCCGGCCCTGACGTCGCTGAGCTTCTGCACTCAGCCACCATCGCCATCGTCGGCGAAGTTCCCTTGGACAGACTGTGGCACGCGGTCCCCTCATATCCCACGGTGAGCGAGATCTGGCTGCGATTACTTGAAAAGCTCGGTCTCTAG
- a CDS encoding Cmx/CmrA family chloramphenicol efflux MFS transporter, which yields MPFTVYLFSIAVFAQGTSEFMLAGLLPDLSAELDVSVPQAGLLTSAFAVGMVFGAPLTAAFSRGWPPRRSLAIFLLVFIAVHLLGAITTSFTVLLASRVVAALANAGFLAVALSLVTRIVPTEQRNRALSIVLAGTTIALIAGVPAGAFLAMSFGWRSALWAVALISVPGLLAVLSRSIGNSLPAGERRRLISEFVALRNFRLLLLMFLALSVNAATFCGFSYLAPLVTEAAKLPATMVPLVLALFGIGALLGVLLAGRLALRRPAASGRLAGALLAIGWSILGSLAAHPTAFLAMFLPLTLLLGALSFGLGSALIARFMAEASGAPTMAGAFATMSFNIGAALGPVLGGLAFSSWLGAAGPALLSAGFVCLALLTSLVSTRRRQTG from the coding sequence ATGCCTTTTACTGTTTATTTGTTCTCGATTGCCGTCTTCGCGCAAGGAACTTCGGAGTTCATGCTTGCCGGTCTGCTGCCGGATCTCTCGGCTGAGCTTGACGTTTCAGTTCCCCAGGCTGGACTGCTCACTTCAGCCTTCGCCGTCGGTATGGTGTTCGGAGCACCGCTGACCGCGGCGTTCAGTCGAGGCTGGCCACCGCGCCGCAGTCTGGCGATATTCTTATTGGTCTTCATTGCCGTCCATCTGCTCGGGGCAATCACCACGAGTTTCACTGTGCTCCTGGCCAGCCGAGTTGTCGCGGCCCTGGCCAATGCCGGTTTTCTGGCTGTTGCGCTTTCTCTGGTGACTCGAATTGTGCCGACCGAACAGCGTAACCGAGCGCTTTCCATCGTGCTGGCCGGTACCACGATTGCGCTGATTGCCGGTGTGCCAGCCGGAGCGTTTTTAGCGATGAGTTTCGGCTGGCGCAGTGCGCTTTGGGCGGTGGCCCTGATCTCGGTTCCTGGGCTGCTCGCGGTGCTCAGTCGGTCGATCGGCAATTCGCTGCCAGCCGGGGAAAGACGCCGCCTGATCAGTGAGTTCGTCGCGCTGCGGAATTTTCGCCTGCTGCTACTGATGTTCCTCGCGCTCTCCGTGAACGCGGCCACTTTTTGTGGTTTCAGCTATCTGGCACCGTTGGTCACCGAGGCCGCCAAATTGCCAGCCACTATGGTGCCGCTGGTGCTGGCACTTTTCGGCATCGGCGCTCTGCTTGGCGTGCTTCTAGCGGGTCGCCTGGCGCTCCGGAGACCCGCTGCCAGCGGTCGGTTGGCGGGCGCGTTATTGGCCATCGGCTGGTCGATTCTCGGCTCTCTGGCAGCTCATCCGACAGCGTTTTTAGCTATGTTTTTACCATTGACACTCTTACTGGGGGCATTGTCCTTCGGCTTGGGCAGCGCACTAATAGCGCGCTTCATGGCTGAGGCGTCCGGCGCCCCGACCATGGCGGGGGCCTTTGCCACCATGTCGTTCAATATCGGGGCCGCACTGGGGCCAGTGTTAGGCGGGCTGGCTTTTTCTTCCTGGCTCGGGGCGGCTGGGCCAGCGCTGCTGAGCGCAGGTTTTGTCTGCTTAGCGCTGCTCACCTCCTTGGTGTCGACACGGCGTCGCCAAACTGGTTAG
- a CDS encoding phosphoenolpyruvate carboxykinase (GTP), producing MGQTAQQVLSDAPTTNQRLRDWVAEVAELTQPDRVYWVDGSEREYAELTDELVAAGTLKRLNPELFPNSFAGFSDPKDVARVEEQTFICSAKESDAGFTNNWMDPAEMKTKLDGLFAGAMRGRTMYVIPFVMGHLDAKDPKFGVEITDSAYVVASMRIMAQIGTEVLRKIEELDAFFVPALHSVGAPLEPGQQDVPWPCSDEKWIVHFPEERSIYSYGSGYGGNALLGKKCYALRIASVMARDEGWLAEHMLILKLTSPEQKTYYLAAAFPSACGKTNLALLDPTIKGWKVETLGDDITWMRFDQEGQLRAVNPEAGLFGVAPGTGWDTNPNAMRAISKGNSIFTNCALTDDGGVWWEGMTHDTPEHLTDWQGNSWTPDMDHPAAHPNARFCTPIDQIDMLAPEYHEPDGVPLSAIFFGGRRKTTIPLVTQSRDWSHGIFMGSTLSSETTAAAAGALGRLRRDPMAMLPFMGYDAGDYLKHWVKLSSGVDAAKLPKIFLVNWFRRTPDGGFAWPGFGDNSRVVKWAIERIEGKADAVETPIGFVPTAESLDLEGLEISDLELESALKVDALEWAEEADSIDEWYRRFGGSLPEELLGELEGLKSRLG from the coding sequence ATGGGCCAAACCGCGCAGCAGGTTCTTAGCGATGCACCAACCACCAATCAGCGATTGCGAGATTGGGTGGCCGAGGTTGCCGAACTCACTCAACCCGATCGGGTCTATTGGGTGGACGGTTCGGAACGCGAGTATGCAGAGCTGACCGATGAACTGGTCGCGGCTGGCACCCTGAAACGACTCAATCCTGAGCTTTTCCCGAACTCCTTCGCGGGCTTCTCCGACCCCAAGGACGTCGCTCGGGTTGAAGAGCAGACCTTCATCTGCTCGGCCAAGGAAAGTGACGCCGGCTTCACCAATAACTGGATGGACCCGGCCGAAATGAAAACCAAGCTGGACGGGCTCTTCGCCGGTGCCATGCGTGGCCGGACCATGTATGTGATCCCCTTTGTGATGGGTCACCTGGACGCCAAGGATCCGAAGTTCGGCGTCGAGATCACCGATAGCGCCTATGTGGTCGCCTCAATGCGAATCATGGCGCAGATCGGTACTGAGGTGCTGCGCAAGATTGAAGAGTTGGATGCTTTCTTTGTGCCGGCGCTACACTCCGTCGGTGCCCCGCTTGAACCGGGCCAGCAAGACGTGCCATGGCCCTGCAGCGATGAAAAGTGGATTGTGCACTTCCCGGAAGAGCGTTCAATCTACTCCTACGGTTCCGGCTATGGCGGCAATGCTTTGCTCGGCAAGAAGTGCTACGCGCTGCGAATCGCCTCGGTGATGGCCCGTGATGAGGGCTGGCTTGCTGAGCACATGTTGATCCTCAAGCTCACCTCGCCCGAGCAGAAGACCTATTACTTGGCGGCAGCCTTCCCCTCGGCCTGCGGCAAGACCAACCTGGCCTTGCTCGATCCCACCATCAAGGGCTGGAAGGTGGAGACGCTGGGCGATGACATCACTTGGATGCGTTTCGATCAGGAAGGCCAGTTGCGTGCCGTCAACCCAGAAGCTGGGTTATTCGGCGTCGCGCCCGGCACCGGTTGGGACACTAACCCGAACGCGATGCGGGCGATCAGCAAGGGCAACTCGATCTTCACTAACTGCGCGCTGACCGACGACGGCGGTGTCTGGTGGGAGGGAATGACTCACGATACTCCTGAGCACCTGACCGACTGGCAGGGCAATTCCTGGACGCCAGATATGGACCACCCGGCGGCACATCCGAATGCCCGATTCTGCACACCGATTGACCAGATCGATATGCTGGCCCCTGAGTACCACGAACCCGATGGCGTGCCGCTTTCGGCGATCTTCTTCGGCGGCCGTCGTAAGACCACGATCCCCTTGGTCACCCAGTCCCGCGACTGGAGCCACGGTATTTTCATGGGCTCCACGCTCTCCTCGGAGACCACAGCTGCGGCCGCCGGAGCGCTCGGCCGCTTACGCCGTGACCCGATGGCGATGTTGCCCTTCATGGGCTACGACGCCGGAGATTATCTCAAGCACTGGGTCAAGCTCTCCTCGGGCGTCGACGCCGCGAAGCTCCCCAAGATCTTCCTAGTGAACTGGTTCCGGAGGACTCCCGACGGCGGTTTCGCCTGGCCCGGCTTTGGTGATAACTCCCGGGTGGTCAAATGGGCGATTGAGCGGATCGAAGGCAAGGCCGATGCGGTAGAGACTCCGATCGGTTTCGTGCCGACCGCGGAATCGCTCGATCTGGAGGGGCTGGAGATTTCGGACCTCGAGCTCGAGTCCGCGCTCAAGGTCGATGCCCTGGAGTGGGCTGAGGAGGCCGACAGTATTGACGAGTGGTACCGCCGCTTCGGTGGCTCGCTGCCCGAGGAGTTGCTCGGCGAACTAGAAGGCTTGAAGAGCCGCCTCGGCTAG
- a CDS encoding copper resistance CopC family protein, producing the protein MPSTLFRGWWKIFAALIAAVFVLLSGASSASAHDQLISTTPANNSQLSTAPAKITLTFSAKLLDLGNEVVIADARGTNWSAGKSTLAGDTMTQAVKTALPKGQYEARWRVVSSDGHPISGSFRFAVGEAVSEGSLLPAVTQSAEPVETPSATSVAVPAAEDTQNNASWLNQPWLLWAGIGAAVGVLGYLIYIAVGNARKDTN; encoded by the coding sequence ATGCCTTCAACCCTTTTCAGGGGTTGGTGGAAGATCTTTGCTGCCCTCATCGCGGCGGTCTTTGTGTTGCTGTCCGGCGCCTCCAGCGCTTCGGCACACGATCAGCTCATTTCCACCACCCCGGCAAATAACTCACAACTCAGCACCGCTCCGGCCAAGATCACCTTGACCTTCAGCGCCAAGCTTCTCGACCTCGGTAACGAGGTAGTGATTGCTGACGCCAGAGGCACCAACTGGTCGGCCGGAAAATCCACTCTCGCCGGTGACACTATGACTCAAGCCGTCAAAACAGCCCTGCCAAAGGGGCAGTACGAAGCCCGTTGGCGAGTGGTTTCCAGCGATGGACACCCGATCAGCGGCAGCTTTCGCTTCGCAGTCGGCGAAGCGGTGAGCGAGGGCTCTCTGCTGCCAGCGGTAACCCAGAGCGCGGAGCCGGTGGAGACCCCATCAGCGACCTCGGTCGCAGTGCCCGCAGCGGAGGATACCCAGAACAATGCCTCCTGGCTGAACCAGCCCTGGCTGCTCTGGGCAGGCATCGGTGCCGCCGTAGGCGTGCTCGGCTAC